The Acinetobacter sp. SAAs474 DNA window AAAGCTGAAGGTGGGGTGAGCACAATCAATAAAATACTCACATTTGCCATGGGCGGAATTTTGGCTCTATGTGGATGGGTAGGTTCATCAATTACTCGCTTATCAGAAGAAAATACGATTTTGAATGAGCGAGTTGCACAAGCTCAAGCCGATATTGAAATCATTGAACGAAAAATGGGGAAGTAGATGAAAGAAGATCCAGACATCAGCAAGACAAAGCCAATACTGGCATACAGTGCGTTAGGAGTAGGGGGATTATGTTTAATCCTCCTTTTTTTTGTGGATATTCCAAGCCAAAACAAAGACATGGTTAATTTTTTTCTTGGTGCAATTTGTGGAGTAATCACAACGGTTTTTGGTTTCTATTTTGGCGATTCTGAACAAAGGAAAAAGAAAGATGACTATTAATCAATCAGAGCATATCGCCCAAGCATATTCGTGGCTACGTGCCATGTCCGGTGGCAAATTAACACAAGAGCAAGTTATTGCTGGTGACAAAGTTATTGCTGCAAATGGCATCGATATTTTTTCGCAAATGATCGGCTTTAAATATGGTCAAGTCACGGGTCAGTTTGATATCTCTGAAAAAGGGTATTCAATCATCCGTGAATCTGAAGGTTTGCGATTAAAAGCATACAAGGACACTGGTGGAGTCTGGACCATTGGCTTTGGCACAATTAAGTATCCGAACGGCACATCTGTAAAATCTGGTGATACTTGCACTGAAGCACAAGCAAATGAATGGCTTAAAAATGACTGCAAGTGGGTAGATTCTTGTCTTGATCAGAATATCAAAGTCAAAATCAATCAAAACCAATTTGATGCGTTGGCTTCATTTGTTTATAACGTCGGTGAAACTGCATTTATCAAAAGCACAATGCTGACACTAATTAATCAAAATAATTTAGCTGCGGCTGCTCATCAGTTTGATCGTTGGATTTTCGACAATGGCAAGCGTATTCAGGGTTTAGTTAATCGTCGTGCCAAAGAGAAGGAGTTATTTTTGAAGTAATGTTTAACTAGAAATAGTAAAAGCCCTCAAGTGAGGGCTTAATTACAATTAAATTGAGATGTTATAACTATATTAAATTCAGGCTAGATAAACTTCCATCCATCAACAATATCTGCCCATTGTTGCAGCATATCTCTACGCTGCTCCATGTATTTCGCATGATTATATGATGCTCTTGTTTTATTTTGATCTGCATGAGCTAATTGTTTTTCAATCCAATTTTCATCAAAATCTTTTTCATTTAAAATTGTTGATGCTGTAGCTCTAAAATCATGAGCTGTAACTGTGCTAAGACCTATATTTTTAAGTGCAACATTTAGTGTTGAATTGCCAATCACTCCATTACTATGGCCATAAACATTAGGAAACACATATTCTTTATTACCGGACTCTATAAATTGTATTTTTAATAATTTAAATAGCTGGTCTGACATTGGTACTAGATGCAATCGGTTTTTCTTGGTCGTTCTTTCTTGATTATTACTTTTTGTTGAAATCGGGAAACTGATAATTTTTAGATCAAAATCAACATAGCTCCATTTCATACGGCGGATCTCAATTGAGCGCAGCATTGTATAAGCCATGGTTAATAGGGCATTTCTAACAGTATTAGATCCTTTAAAGACATCCAAACCAGATCTAAAAAGTTTCTGCTCTTGTTTTGTTAAAGGCCTAGCATGTTCAATCTCTGGACGAACAACAGCACCTCTCACAGCATAGGTCGGGTCATTATCAGTGCGTAGCGTTGCAATTGAATAACGCATTACAGCACCAATAAATTTATGGTTATTTAGTGATGTAACTTCGCCACTTCCTCTTTTACCTGTTTCCCTAACACGCTTAACTGTAGATTTCATAATATGTAGAATATCAGCAGACGTAATATCTCTTACATTTTTATCACCAATTACTGGGAAAACATCAAGTTCTAAAGCCTTCTTAAATTTACTAACATACCCGCTTGACCTGTTAGCCAGGATTTCCGTAATATATTCATTAGCTACTAATTCAAATGTGTTTACGTTGAGATATTTCGCTTCGATTTTTTCTTGCTTTCTATTTTTGGATGGATTAATGCCATCATCAAGAAGAATTCTGGCTTTATCACGTTCTTTTCGAGCATCAGCTAAACCAACAATCGGGTACTCACCGAGACTCAACATTGATGCTTTGTCATTAAACCGATAGCGATAACGCCACAGTTTAGTTCCGCTTGGCCGTATTTCAATGCATAGTCCATTGTGATCAGCTACTCTATAGGCCTTATCACGAGGTTTGAGGCTTTTAATTTTAGTATCGGTTAGCATGTGTGAGTAACTTTAATAAAATAATGATTAATTGAAATGACACTCACAATTGTACTCACAAATAATGATTTTACACAATGTTCTTACATTTGTTTTGATTTGCTAAGGTATTGATTATAAAGATCATATAGGCTTTTAAAATTTTGCTAGATTTGTAAGGATTTTTAAAGTAATATTTTGTGATGATAAAAATTATTTTATTGCGATTTTACCTGTTAACCATCAGCTTAATTTAAAGAAGGTTGCCCAAGCATTTGGCTGTAAGAAACTGCATATGGCAGATCCTAAAGATGCTGAGCGATTGACGGGATATTTAGTTGGTGGAATTAGTCCATTAGGGCAGAAAAAACGTTTAAAAACAGTTATTCATGCCTCTGCTGCTGACTATGAAAAAGTTTATGTGAGTGGTGGGAAACGTGGTTTAGATGTGGGGTTAGATCCACATGATCTGGCTCAGATTTTATCTGCTCAGTTTGTTGATATTATTGATGAATAATCTGGGTTTTTATTCTTGTTCCTCATCATATTAGGCATAAAAGATGTTGGATTGAAATGATCAAGCCACTTATGAGATATCTTTTATATTTTTGAGTTTAAAGAAAATTTCTGCTCAGTCATTTGTTGATTAGGTACTGATTCTATTTTTTAATAAACTGAGCTTATCAATAATCGTTTTTTAATATAACTTATATATTTAAATGAAATATTAACTTGTTTAATTGAAGTAGTGCTTTATACTAATGCAATGAATTATAAATTATTGATTATTAGAAATATATTATGGAAAAATATAATATTAGTTTTACTGTGATAGGGCTAAATAATGAACAATATCAATTAAATAAATGTCGAATAGATTATAAAAAAAGAATTATTTATACTAAAGATCTAGCACAGTATATTCAGTGTGGATATAAGTTAAGCAGAAAGTATACTCATTATGATGAAGAATTCTATTTGGTGACAAAAGTTAGCCAAAAACCATCACTGACCGGTACAATAGCTATTTATATTATGCGCCTAGATCTCTAAGTATAAAATTTTAGTAAAAATCACGGCATAAAATATTAAATATAGGGTAAGGGTAGCTTGATATTACGTTGATTTAATTTATGAATAAATAAATCAACGTTTTATTTGATAATTAAGTTTAATTTATATTTTACGCTAAAATCTGTTGATCATTCGTATATGAAGTGATTAATGGGCACAAATGTTAGACACCCATACTTGTCAGATTGAATAAAAATGCAGCGATATGCCGTTAAACATATTTACTATCATTGCTAGGGTGTGTCCTCATTTAGATTTACACCAAATGAACATGCAGGCGATATAAATCATAGACTGATAATTACGTGCGAGTTTATCAAATCGAGTTGCTATCACACGGAAGTGTTTTAATCTTGCAAAGGCATTCTCAACTAAATGCCTTAAGCGATATAAGTACTTATCAAAATCAGGATTGAATTTCTTACTATTTGATCTTAATGGAATAATAGATATCATTTTTTGATTTCTAGCTGACTGCCTGATATGTTTAGAATCATATGTTCTTTGAGCTATAGAAACCATGAAATTTCATTGTTACTTGAATCTGTTGCCAAATATCATCTGTGAGAAGAGTACGTGCCATTGAAAAATATTGAAATGAAGATAAAGTAGAGCCTAATTCTAGGCGTTTAAATATTATTCCTCAAATGAGGACACGCCCTAGTCATAAGAATGGCTATTTTCTCATCCAGATTTTAATTCGTATAGCCATGTAATATTTTTGCCAATATATGATTTTAATTTTCTCTGCATGATTTATTGGTACTGCAAATTTATTACTTTCAACAACTGTAAGATTGAACCAGGCTTTGGATGAGTTGATATCATCGTGATTGCCCAGTATATTAGCTAGACATTGTATTTGATTATCTAATTAACTACTTGATATTAATTATTATATATAACAATAGACAAGATGAGTTAATCGAAAACTATATATTTGGATCATATTATCTAAAGTAAATATTCCCATATTATATAACCAAGAATAAAGCCAATCAGTGAATATAAGGTAATGATCAAGAAAACAAAACTCGCTTTATTTTTCTTTTTTAAATAATTCATAACCTGTATCTACCCATTCAATCAATGTGTAAACAATTATCAAGCTTTTCTCGTGAATAATCTAGATACAAAATGAATGATAAAAACTATAACAGATAAACTATTTTAGCATTCTTCTGTATCTATTTAAGTGGTTATTATTTTGATAGATCAAGGTGTATTAAAAGCCATCATAATATAAGAAAAACGGATCATCATGTAGTATATTGCGAACAACTCGATGAGGAAAATGTGTATAGCACTTTTTATTTAAATATAAAATACAGTATAGAAAACATTCGCTAACATATTTCATGTATTGCAGTAGCTTTATCACTGGTGCTGGTTGAAGAATCAGACATCGCAATCGAGGTTAACCATTCGATAAAAGCTCTCTCATGTTGGTTGAATTGTGCTGATTTCGGGTAAATCAAAAAATAAGCATAATCGTGTAAGGTGACATCAAATAATTGAACAAGTTCTTGGCAATCTAAATACGGCTTCAGCAGAGAGGGGCAACCTAACATGATACCTTGATGATTTCTAACACTTTGTAGACGAACATTTGTGTCATCAATATAAATATTATGCTGACCTAAAATAGCAGTATTAAATTTTTTTTCAAACCACTCGTTCCAAGTTTGTCTGTCTTCCTCATGTAATAATGTAGCGTGACGTAAATCTTCGAGGTGATAAAAAGGGCCAAATTTATTGAGATATTCAGTTGAGCAAATAGGAGTGAGATCACCAGGAATTAACTTAATAGCTTCATAATCTTGCCAATTATACTTACCCCAGACAATTGCCATTTTAATATGATCTCTTTGAAAATTTGGCGGTAATAGGCTATGAATTAAATGAATTTCTGTTAGTGGATGCTTTTTTAGAAAATAGTC harbors:
- a CDS encoding lysozyme, whose protein sequence is MTINQSEHIAQAYSWLRAMSGGKLTQEQVIAGDKVIAANGIDIFSQMIGFKYGQVTGQFDISEKGYSIIRESEGLRLKAYKDTGGVWTIGFGTIKYPNGTSVKSGDTCTEAQANEWLKNDCKWVDSCLDQNIKVKINQNQFDALASFVYNVGETAFIKSTMLTLINQNNLAAAAHQFDRWIFDNGKRIQGLVNRRAKEKELFLK
- a CDS encoding tyrosine-type recombinase/integrase, giving the protein MLTDTKIKSLKPRDKAYRVADHNGLCIEIRPSGTKLWRYRYRFNDKASMLSLGEYPIVGLADARKERDKARILLDDGINPSKNRKQEKIEAKYLNVNTFELVANEYITEILANRSSGYVSKFKKALELDVFPVIGDKNVRDITSADILHIMKSTVKRVRETGKRGSGEVTSLNNHKFIGAVMRYSIATLRTDNDPTYAVRGAVVRPEIEHARPLTKQEQKLFRSGLDVFKGSNTVRNALLTMAYTMLRSIEIRRMKWSYVDFDLKIISFPISTKSNNQERTTKKNRLHLVPMSDQLFKLLKIQFIESGNKEYVFPNVYGHSNGVIGNSTLNVALKNIGLSTVTAHDFRATASTILNEKDFDENWIEKQLAHADQNKTRASYNHAKYMEQRRDMLQQWADIVDGWKFI
- a CDS encoding LysR family transcriptional regulator codes for the protein MQVPLLNALKTFIVSAQRLNFTKASEDLLVSPSAISHQIKILEDYLGYKLFYRKNRTLSLTQEGKQLFTKLEKPFQDINQALVESRTPRGKTRIHLSLRPFISSMWLNNKIDYFLKKHPLTEIHLIHSLLPPNFQRDHIKMAIVWGKYNWQDYEAIKLIPGDLTPICSTEYLNKFGPFYHLEDLRHATLLHEEDRQTWNEWFEKKFNTAILGQHNIYIDDTNVRLQSVRNHQGIMLGCPSLLKPYLDCQELVQLFDVTLHDYAYFLIYPKSAQFNQHERAFIEWLTSIAMSDSSTSTSDKATAIHEIC